One genomic window of Nakamurella panacisegetis includes the following:
- a CDS encoding TerD family protein — protein MSVSLSKGGNVSLTKAAPNLTAVTVALGWQVRSSTGADYDLDASALALGADHKILGDSYFVFFNNLRSPDGSIEHLGDNLVGGAGGDDEQINVDLAAVPPTITSIVFAVSIYEADQRRQSFGQVRGAFIRVVDRTTGSELARYDLTEEASTETAMVFGELYRYNGEWKFRAIGQGYASGLRGIAIDFGVNV, from the coding sequence ATGAGCGTGAGTCTGAGCAAGGGCGGGAACGTCTCCCTGACGAAGGCCGCTCCGAACCTGACCGCGGTGACCGTGGCTCTCGGGTGGCAGGTCCGGTCCTCGACCGGCGCCGACTACGACCTGGATGCCAGCGCGCTGGCCCTGGGTGCGGACCACAAGATCCTCGGCGACTCGTACTTCGTCTTCTTCAACAACCTGCGGTCGCCCGACGGGTCGATCGAGCACCTCGGTGACAACCTGGTCGGCGGCGCCGGCGGGGATGACGAGCAGATCAATGTGGACCTGGCCGCCGTGCCGCCGACCATCACCTCGATCGTCTTCGCGGTGTCCATCTACGAGGCAGACCAGCGACGCCAGTCCTTCGGCCAGGTCCGGGGGGCCTTCATCCGCGTCGTCGACCGCACCACCGGGTCCGAGCTGGCCCGTTACGACCTCACCGAGGAGGCGTCAACCGAGACCGCGATGGTCTTCGGCGAGCTGTACCGCTACAACGGCGAATGGAAGTTCAGAGCCATCGGCCAGGGATACGCCTCTGGTCTCCGTGGAATTGCCATCGACTTCGGAGTGAATGTCTAG
- a CDS encoding DUF475 domain-containing protein, whose product MTAPANHSATRIFAASGIISLAAIVVAYFYGGWKAAGLTLILGILEITLSFDNAVVNAKVLERMSERWQQIFLTVGIVIAVFGMRLVFPLLVVVLTAHMSPGNAITLAFQKLPISDHESYAYKLHEAHPQIAAFGGMFLLLLFLDWLFEEREITWLTWLERPLARIGKLDALSVIIAGVLLFVIGQTVAADPGKVLAAGVLGIVSYLAVNGLGGLFENFEESQEEEFERKAHGGPSEIAKAVGKAGFFLFLYLEVLDASFSFDGVIGAFAITPDPIIIALGLGLIGALFVRSLTVYLVRKGTLNDYVYLEHGAHWAIGALALILLITIKWEVNEVVTGLVGLVLIGAAFVSSLMRNRREAAEGEPVQEIDVRV is encoded by the coding sequence ATGACCGCACCGGCCAACCACAGCGCGACCCGGATCTTTGCCGCCTCGGGGATCATCTCCCTGGCCGCGATCGTCGTCGCCTACTTCTACGGCGGCTGGAAGGCCGCCGGCCTCACGCTGATCCTGGGCATCCTGGAGATCACGCTGTCCTTCGACAACGCCGTGGTCAACGCCAAGGTGCTCGAGCGGATGAGCGAGCGCTGGCAGCAGATCTTCCTGACCGTCGGCATCGTCATCGCCGTGTTCGGTATGCGGCTGGTCTTCCCGCTGCTGGTGGTCGTCCTGACCGCTCACATGAGCCCGGGCAACGCCATCACCCTCGCGTTCCAGAAGCTTCCGATCTCCGACCACGAGAGCTACGCCTACAAGCTGCACGAGGCGCACCCGCAGATCGCCGCCTTCGGCGGCATGTTCCTGCTGCTGCTGTTCCTGGACTGGCTGTTCGAGGAGCGCGAGATCACCTGGCTGACCTGGCTGGAGAGGCCGCTGGCGCGGATCGGCAAGCTGGACGCGCTGTCGGTGATCATCGCCGGGGTGCTGCTGTTCGTCATCGGCCAGACCGTCGCCGCCGATCCGGGGAAGGTCCTCGCCGCCGGCGTGCTCGGCATCGTGTCTTACCTGGCCGTGAACGGGCTCGGCGGGTTGTTCGAGAACTTCGAAGAGAGCCAGGAGGAGGAGTTCGAACGGAAGGCGCACGGCGGTCCGTCCGAGATCGCCAAGGCGGTCGGCAAGGCCGGGTTCTTCCTGTTCCTGTACCTGGAGGTCCTGGACGCGTCGTTCTCCTTCGACGGCGTCATCGGCGCGTTCGCCATCACCCCGGACCCGATCATCATCGCGCTGGGTCTTGGCCTGATCGGCGCCCTGTTCGTCCGGTCGTTGACGGTCTACCTGGTCCGCAAGGGCACGCTCAACGACTACGTCTACCTGGAGCACGGCGCCCACTGGGCGATCGGCGCCCTCGCCCTGATCCTGCTGATCACCATCAAGTGGGAGGTCAACGAGGTCGTCACCGGCCTGGTCGGCCTGGTCCTGATCGGTGCCGCGTTCGTGTCCAGCCTGATGCGCAACCGCCGCGAGGCCGCCGAAGGCGAACCGGTCCAAGAGATCGACGTCCGCGTGTAG
- a CDS encoding kynureninase — translation MTVTRPDAQALDAADPLAAFGSRYLPQPDDVVAYLDGNSLGRPLASIAEVWTDFAHQQWAGRLIRGWTEGWMDLPEKVGDELGAAALGAAPGQTVIADSTTVNFYKAVRAAINLRPGRRKIVIDRDNFPTNRYVVESLAKDHGLEIVWLIGTDVGGIGPDDLAAVLDEDVAVLTMSHIAYHSGYLADMAAVTAAAHAVGALVVWDLCHSVGSVPISLDACDVDLAVGCTYKFVGAGPGAPAFSYVNARHHDRLDQPIWGWLGRQDSFEMEQGYVPAAGIRSMISGTPSVLGILAVREGAAVIAEAGIDAIRAKIVGLGEMVIDLFDEHLQPLGFRLASPRDPIRRGGHVSIARSDARELCSRLTAAGVLPDFRTPDAIRIGLSPLPLRFTEVWDGVSVIRDLSA, via the coding sequence ATGACCGTCACCCGCCCCGACGCCCAGGCCTTGGACGCCGCCGATCCCCTGGCCGCCTTCGGGTCTCGTTACCTGCCGCAGCCCGACGACGTGGTCGCCTATCTCGACGGCAACTCGCTCGGGCGGCCGTTGGCCTCGATCGCCGAGGTCTGGACCGATTTCGCGCACCAACAATGGGCCGGGCGGCTGATCCGGGGTTGGACCGAGGGCTGGATGGACCTGCCCGAGAAGGTGGGGGACGAACTGGGCGCTGCCGCCCTCGGCGCCGCCCCCGGGCAGACGGTGATCGCGGACTCGACGACGGTCAATTTCTACAAGGCCGTGCGGGCCGCGATCAACCTGCGCCCGGGACGCCGCAAGATCGTGATCGACCGGGACAACTTCCCCACCAACCGGTACGTGGTCGAGTCGCTGGCCAAGGATCACGGCCTGGAGATCGTCTGGCTGATCGGCACCGACGTCGGCGGCATCGGCCCGGACGACCTGGCGGCCGTCCTGGACGAGGACGTGGCGGTGCTGACGATGAGCCACATCGCCTACCACTCCGGCTATCTCGCGGACATGGCGGCCGTCACCGCCGCCGCGCACGCCGTCGGCGCGCTGGTGGTCTGGGACCTGTGCCATTCGGTCGGCAGCGTGCCGATCTCGCTCGACGCCTGCGACGTGGACCTGGCCGTCGGCTGCACCTACAAGTTCGTCGGGGCCGGACCGGGGGCACCGGCGTTCAGCTACGTCAACGCCCGGCACCATGACCGGTTGGATCAACCGATCTGGGGCTGGCTCGGCCGGCAGGACTCGTTCGAGATGGAGCAGGGTTACGTCCCGGCCGCCGGTATCCGGTCGATGATCTCCGGAACGCCTTCTGTGCTCGGCATTCTCGCCGTCCGCGAGGGCGCAGCAGTGATCGCCGAGGCCGGCATCGACGCCATCCGCGCCAAGATCGTGGGCCTGGGCGAGATGGTGATCGACCTGTTCGACGAGCACCTGCAGCCCCTTGGCTTCCGGCTCGCGTCACCCCGGGACCCCATTCGGCGCGGTGGCCACGTCAGCATCGCGCGGTCCGATGCCCGCGAACTGTGCTCCCGGCTCACCGCGGCCGGGGTGTTGCCGGACTTCCGGACGCCGGACGCGATCCGCATCGGCCTCTCGCCCCTGCCCTTGCGTTTTACCGAGGTGTGGGACGGGGTGTCGGTGATCCGGGACCTGTCGGCATGA
- a CDS encoding transglutaminase-like domain-containing protein, with amino-acid sequence MTNRRVQIGCDFTYSAEIETSTVFQVAPLGDGVTGEAFSFRPPLDAHEYRDLYGNRCLRVVLPAGPSTFSYRALVDVADETEDFDESAPEVAPHELPDDVLLYTMPSRYCLPDMLGNEAWWRFADTPPGYQRVQAICDHVHRHLQFAYGSSHPTSTAADVNASGFGVCRDFTHLAISFCRALNIPARYVFGYLPFMDVPDDGSPNDFAAWMEVWLGGRWWTFDPRNNQRRKGRILIGRGRDASDVAMATTFGGPLLENMTVIAQELTAVHG; translated from the coding sequence GTGACCAACCGGCGGGTCCAGATCGGCTGCGACTTCACGTATTCGGCCGAGATAGAGACGTCCACTGTCTTCCAGGTCGCGCCTCTGGGTGATGGCGTCACCGGTGAGGCGTTCAGCTTCCGGCCGCCGCTCGATGCGCACGAGTACCGCGACCTGTACGGCAACCGCTGCCTGCGGGTGGTGCTGCCGGCCGGGCCGTCCACGTTCTCCTATCGAGCCCTGGTCGACGTGGCCGACGAGACCGAGGATTTCGACGAATCGGCCCCGGAGGTCGCGCCGCACGAACTGCCGGACGACGTCCTGCTCTACACAATGCCCAGCCGCTATTGCCTGCCCGACATGCTGGGCAACGAAGCCTGGTGGCGTTTCGCCGACACGCCACCGGGATATCAACGGGTGCAGGCGATCTGCGACCACGTTCATCGTCATCTGCAGTTCGCGTACGGGAGCAGCCATCCCACCTCGACCGCGGCCGACGTCAATGCGTCGGGATTCGGGGTCTGCCGCGATTTCACTCACCTGGCCATTTCCTTCTGCCGGGCACTGAACATCCCGGCCCGGTACGTGTTCGGGTACCTGCCGTTCATGGACGTACCCGATGACGGTTCGCCGAACGACTTCGCGGCCTGGATGGAAGTCTGGTTGGGCGGACGATGGTGGACTTTCGATCCGCGGAACAACCAGCGTCGCAAGGGCCGCATCCTGATCGGCCGGGGCCGGGACGCCTCGGACGTGGCCATGGCGACGACGTTCGGCGGCCCGCTGCTGGAGAACATGACGGTGATCGCCCAGGAACTGACGGCGGTGCACGGGTGA
- a CDS encoding helix-turn-helix domain-containing protein — MVRLPLTPAEIERGQRLGDFLRRARGQRSMLDVALDAGISPETLRKIESGRVATPAFPTIAAIADVLGASLDAVWAEIKGPDEEIEPAASRRRARERMAS, encoded by the coding sequence ATGGTCAGACTGCCCCTCACCCCCGCCGAGATCGAGCGCGGTCAGCGTCTCGGTGACTTCCTGCGTCGCGCCCGGGGGCAGCGCTCGATGCTGGACGTCGCGCTCGACGCCGGGATCTCGCCGGAGACCCTCCGGAAGATCGAATCCGGACGCGTCGCCACCCCGGCCTTCCCGACCATTGCCGCGATCGCCGATGTCCTTGGGGCGTCGCTGGATGCGGTGTGGGCCGAGATCAAGGGGCCGGACGAGGAGATCGAACCCGCCGCGTCACGCCGCCGAGCCCGGGAACGGATGGCTTCCTGA
- a CDS encoding PaaX family transcriptional regulator, producing the protein MTAAGDAAPASPGSLIVTFAGLYLRPIGGWIAVADLITLLGAAGVAPNAVRQALVRLKSRDFLAGERRAGRAGYALTEAARADLETGDRRIWRFGEAEPTDGWVLAVFSVPEHARAERHRLRTVLSWLGFGTVGAGVWIAPAALAAPAREQVSAAGLGAYVTWFAGATLELADAAAWWDLEELRRLYSEFLDRWRDVDATTEPGAAFAGYLKLVDDWRQFPRIDPGLPAGLLPPDWPGRRAFRTFSGLRDRWSDIAADFVSRSLRTR; encoded by the coding sequence ATGACGGCGGCCGGGGATGCGGCCCCGGCGTCACCGGGATCGTTGATCGTCACGTTCGCCGGGCTGTACCTGCGGCCCATCGGCGGCTGGATCGCGGTGGCCGACCTGATCACGCTGCTCGGCGCGGCCGGGGTCGCTCCCAACGCGGTGCGTCAGGCCCTGGTGCGGCTGAAGTCCCGCGATTTCCTGGCCGGTGAACGCCGGGCCGGACGGGCCGGATACGCCCTGACCGAGGCCGCGCGGGCCGACCTCGAGACCGGCGACCGGCGGATCTGGCGCTTCGGCGAAGCCGAGCCGACCGACGGGTGGGTCCTGGCCGTCTTCTCGGTCCCCGAGCACGCCCGGGCCGAGCGACACCGATTGCGCACGGTGCTGTCCTGGCTGGGCTTCGGAACGGTCGGCGCCGGTGTCTGGATCGCCCCGGCCGCCTTGGCCGCCCCGGCCCGGGAACAGGTGTCCGCCGCCGGTCTCGGCGCGTACGTGACCTGGTTCGCCGGAGCGACCCTCGAGCTGGCCGACGCCGCGGCCTGGTGGGACCTGGAGGAGCTGCGGCGGTTGTACTCCGAATTTCTCGACCGCTGGCGCGACGTCGACGCCACCACCGAGCCGGGGGCGGCATTCGCCGGATACCTGAAGCTGGTCGACGACTGGCGGCAGTTCCCCCGCATCGATCCCGGGCTCCCGGCCGGGCTGCTGCCACCGGACTGGCCGGGCCGCAGGGCGTTTCGCACATTCTCCGGACTGCGGGATCGCTGGTCCGACATCGCCGCAGATTTCGTGTCTCGCAGTCTCCGGACGAGGTGA
- a CDS encoding siderophore-interacting protein, protein MTQATRRRAAPKTATVVRTERLSPTMIRVVFGGADLVDFEPSDCTDSYVKLWFLQPGIDYPRPLDLDRIRAEVLPEHWPVARTYTVRNFDVVARELTIDFVLHGDSGIAGPWAARARPGDELLVDGPGGGYAPDPQAVFYLYLGDESALPAIAAALGALPADAAGQALIEVHDASSELPLAAPPGVAVSWVHAGDRPVGRALVEATRLLQFPAASVDAFVHGEAGFVKELRRLLRVERGVPKEHLSISGYWRIGATEEGWRAGKAEWNRQADEVEKAAGLA, encoded by the coding sequence ATGACTCAGGCCACCCGCCGCCGCGCCGCACCCAAGACCGCCACCGTGGTCCGGACCGAGCGCCTCAGCCCGACCATGATCCGGGTGGTCTTCGGCGGCGCCGACCTCGTCGATTTCGAGCCTTCCGACTGCACCGACTCGTACGTCAAACTGTGGTTCCTCCAGCCCGGCATCGACTACCCTCGACCGCTGGACCTGGACCGGATCCGGGCCGAGGTCCTGCCGGAACACTGGCCGGTGGCGCGCACGTACACCGTCCGGAACTTCGACGTCGTGGCCCGCGAGTTGACCATCGACTTCGTGCTGCACGGTGACAGTGGGATCGCCGGGCCCTGGGCCGCACGGGCCCGCCCGGGCGACGAGCTGCTGGTGGACGGCCCAGGGGGCGGTTACGCGCCCGATCCCCAGGCCGTGTTCTACCTCTACCTGGGAGACGAGAGTGCCCTGCCGGCCATCGCCGCGGCCCTGGGCGCCCTGCCGGCCGACGCCGCCGGACAGGCGCTGATCGAGGTCCACGACGCGTCATCGGAGTTGCCGCTGGCCGCACCGCCTGGGGTGGCCGTGAGCTGGGTGCACGCCGGCGACCGGCCGGTCGGGCGGGCCCTGGTCGAGGCGACCCGGTTGCTGCAGTTCCCGGCGGCATCAGTCGACGCGTTCGTGCACGGCGAGGCCGGCTTCGTCAAGGAACTCCGCCGGCTGCTCCGCGTCGAGCGGGGCGTACCCAAGGAGCACCTGTCGATCTCGGGCTACTGGCGGATCGGAGCCACCGAGGAGGGCTGGCGAGCCGGGAAGGCCGAGTGGAACCGTCAGGCCGACGAGGTCGAGAAGGCCGCCGGCCTGGCCTGA
- a CDS encoding GNAT family N-acetyltransferase: MTNQPGAGRRIVIAATAWDSPAATGLREAQQEELRALYDGDTEPGVKPSAADVTVFLLALEVPAGDADQATDAIAVACGGLRPLGPTTAEIKRMYVRPSHRGAGLSRLVLDALEASAVEHGWTRLMLETGPLQKAAMGLYTTAGYAAIPAFGAYADSGTSLCFGKTLA; the protein is encoded by the coding sequence ATGACGAACCAGCCGGGCGCCGGGCGCCGGATCGTGATCGCCGCCACTGCGTGGGACTCGCCGGCCGCCACGGGGTTGCGGGAGGCACAGCAGGAGGAGCTGCGGGCCCTCTACGACGGGGACACCGAGCCCGGCGTGAAACCCTCGGCCGCCGACGTCACGGTCTTCCTGCTGGCTCTGGAGGTTCCGGCCGGTGACGCCGATCAGGCGACCGACGCGATCGCGGTGGCCTGTGGTGGCCTGCGGCCCCTGGGGCCAACGACAGCCGAGATCAAGCGGATGTACGTCCGGCCGTCACATCGCGGTGCCGGGCTGTCGCGGCTCGTGCTGGACGCGCTCGAGGCCAGCGCCGTCGAGCACGGGTGGACCCGATTGATGCTGGAGACCGGTCCCCTGCAGAAGGCCGCGATGGGCCTCTACACCACCGCCGGGTACGCGGCCATCCCCGCGTTCGGCGCGTACGCCGACTCAGGGACGTCGCTGTGCTTCGGGAAGACCCTCGCCTGA
- a CDS encoding alpha/beta hydrolase: MAHLRCDFYSDVLGLSTSMTVILPQQTTTQIGLSGTARDGGHPTLYLLHGLSDDDTTWTRRTSIERYVSTMGLAVVMPQVHRSFYADEAHGNRYWTFLSEELPAVAESFFRLSPRREDTFVAGLSMGGYGAVKWALRCPERFAAAASLSGSLDIRDPQRWRDKPSIMKRVFGESEDAVPTQEDVLALARRIDPNIAPSLYIACGQQDRLCESNELFVKTAESAGLAVTSKFTPGEHTWDLWDARIRDVLDWLPLH, from the coding sequence ATGGCCCATCTGCGCTGCGACTTCTATTCCGACGTGCTCGGGCTGAGCACCTCGATGACGGTGATCCTGCCCCAGCAGACCACGACCCAGATCGGCCTGTCCGGCACCGCCCGCGACGGCGGGCATCCGACGCTGTACCTGTTGCACGGGCTCAGCGACGACGACACCACCTGGACCCGCCGTACGTCGATCGAGCGGTACGTGTCGACGATGGGGCTGGCCGTGGTCATGCCGCAGGTGCACCGCAGTTTCTATGCCGACGAGGCGCACGGCAACCGGTACTGGACGTTCCTGTCCGAGGAGCTCCCGGCCGTGGCCGAAAGCTTCTTCCGGCTGTCGCCGCGGCGGGAGGACACGTTCGTCGCCGGGCTCTCGATGGGCGGGTACGGCGCCGTCAAGTGGGCGCTCCGCTGTCCCGAGCGGTTCGCCGCCGCGGCCAGCCTCTCCGGATCCCTGGACATCCGGGACCCGCAGCGGTGGCGGGACAAGCCGTCGATCATGAAGCGTGTCTTCGGCGAGTCGGAGGACGCCGTGCCGACGCAGGAGGACGTGCTGGCGCTGGCTCGGCGGATCGACCCCAACATTGCTCCCAGTCTGTACATCGCCTGCGGGCAGCAGGACCGGCTGTGCGAGTCGAACGAGCTCTTCGTCAAGACCGCCGAATCGGCCGGCCTCGCCGTGACCAGCAAGTTCACGCCCGGAGAACACACCTGGGACCTCTGGGACGCGCGGATCCGGGACGTCCTGGACTGGTTGCCGTTGCACTGA
- a CDS encoding guanine deaminase codes for MTIYRGAIVDTSGDPFIDGAQALRADQDGGLLVRDGRIVARAAFHRVRAEAPDDEVVTLAGGLVLPGFVDTHVHFPQIRAVGGLGMPLLDWLEKCALPEESRLAEPGYAAAVADEFLDGLLAVGTTSALVFGSHFAAAMDLLFAGARARDMNVTSGLVVSDRILTADLLCTPEAAGQQSADLIDRWHGQGRLKYAVTPRFSLSTSDAVLSVCGELLDGDITFTSHLNENPAEVAAVVSLFPHRRDYLDTYHQHGLVTDRSVFAHNVHATDKELALMGETGAWASHCPTSNSALGSGLFPLRRHRAHGVGVALGSDVGAGTGLFLPKEGLQAYFMQQLLGADGSALDPVQLLFLCTLAGARALGIADRVGDFSVGKEFDAVWLRPADGSTLAVNLRHATDPVDALARVFALAAPSDVAGVWLRGAPAATTSSSHLAGGPWPPVPWPVRAGLS; via the coding sequence GTGACGATCTACCGGGGAGCGATCGTCGACACGTCGGGTGATCCGTTCATCGACGGCGCGCAGGCCCTGCGGGCCGATCAGGACGGTGGGCTCCTGGTCCGGGACGGCCGCATCGTCGCCCGGGCGGCGTTCCACCGGGTGCGCGCCGAGGCGCCGGACGACGAGGTGGTGACCCTGGCCGGCGGCCTCGTGCTGCCGGGGTTCGTCGACACCCATGTGCACTTCCCGCAGATCCGCGCGGTCGGCGGATTGGGCATGCCTCTGCTGGACTGGCTGGAGAAATGCGCGCTGCCGGAGGAGAGCCGCCTGGCCGAGCCGGGCTACGCCGCGGCCGTGGCCGACGAATTCCTGGACGGATTGCTCGCCGTCGGCACCACGTCGGCGCTGGTCTTCGGTTCGCATTTCGCCGCGGCCATGGATCTGCTGTTCGCCGGGGCCCGCGCCCGCGACATGAACGTGACGTCCGGACTGGTGGTGTCGGACCGGATCCTGACTGCCGACCTGTTGTGCACGCCCGAGGCCGCCGGACAGCAGAGCGCCGACCTCATCGACCGGTGGCACGGCCAGGGCCGGCTGAAGTACGCGGTGACACCGCGTTTCTCGCTCTCCACCAGTGACGCCGTGTTGAGCGTCTGCGGTGAACTGCTGGACGGCGACATCACCTTCACCTCGCACCTCAACGAGAACCCGGCCGAGGTGGCCGCCGTCGTCTCGCTGTTCCCGCATCGCCGCGACTACCTGGACACCTACCACCAGCACGGTCTGGTCACCGATCGCAGCGTCTTCGCCCACAACGTGCACGCCACCGACAAGGAACTGGCGCTGATGGGGGAGACCGGCGCCTGGGCGTCACACTGTCCGACCAGCAATTCGGCCCTGGGCAGCGGACTGTTTCCGCTGCGTCGGCACCGGGCCCACGGCGTCGGGGTGGCGCTCGGCTCCGACGTGGGCGCGGGGACCGGCCTGTTCCTGCCCAAGGAAGGGCTGCAGGCCTACTTCATGCAGCAACTGCTGGGCGCGGACGGTTCGGCGCTGGATCCGGTGCAACTGTTGTTCCTGTGCACCCTGGCCGGCGCCCGTGCCCTCGGAATAGCGGACCGCGTCGGCGATTTCAGTGTCGGCAAGGAATTCGACGCGGTCTGGCTGCGACCCGCGGACGGCTCCACCCTCGCCGTGAACCTGCGACACGCAACCGATCCGGTCGATGCGCTGGCCCGGGTGTTCGCGCTGGCCGCGCCGTCGGACGTGGCCGGCGTCTGGCTGCGCGGTGCCCCGGCGGCCACGACCTCCTCGTCGCACCTTGCGGGCGGCCCGTGGCCGCCGGTGCCATGGCCGGTTCGGGCCGGGCTGAGCTGA
- a CDS encoding PGPGW domain-containing protein — protein sequence MKRAAVAILGIALLLIGIALLVLPGPGFLLIAAALALLATQFEWAKVPLDYAWGKAQDGIDQVARNRWQTGLSVLSALVLVAIGIVELAGVAVPWVNTLAAITLIISGLILVGTIVYALRRANTPQPDDADRPASGEGLPEAQRRP from the coding sequence ATGAAACGAGCCGCGGTCGCCATTCTGGGCATCGCCCTGCTGTTGATCGGCATCGCCCTGTTGGTGCTGCCCGGTCCCGGCTTCCTGCTGATCGCCGCCGCTCTCGCGTTGCTGGCCACCCAGTTCGAATGGGCGAAGGTGCCGCTGGACTACGCCTGGGGCAAGGCTCAGGACGGCATCGACCAGGTGGCCCGGAACAGGTGGCAGACGGGGCTGTCCGTCCTGTCCGCCCTGGTGCTGGTGGCCATCGGGATCGTCGAACTGGCTGGCGTCGCGGTGCCGTGGGTCAACACCCTCGCCGCGATCACGCTGATCATCAGCGGGCTGATTCTGGTCGGCACCATCGTCTACGCGCTGCGCCGGGCGAACACGCCCCAGCCGGACGATGCGGATCGACCGGCGTCAGGCGAGGGTCTTCCCGAAGCACAGCGACGTCCCTGA
- the map gene encoding type I methionyl aminopeptidase, with product MIEILSATELRRARGTGAVVAQILQTLKGRSTAGTNLLDIDRWAKEMITEAGAMSCYVDYAPSFGRGPFGHYICTSVNDAVLHGRPHDYTLADGDLLSLDLAVSTSGVVADSAISFVVGDAPAPESVALIDATERALRAGIAVAGPGIRIGDISHAIGSVLHEAGYPINTEFGGHGVGSTMHQDPHVSNTGRPGRGYRLRPGLLLALEPWVMADTADLVTDADGWTLRSATGCRTAHGEHTIAITDHGADVLTLLQQSD from the coding sequence ATGATCGAGATTCTGAGCGCCACCGAACTGCGGCGCGCGCGGGGCACCGGCGCGGTGGTCGCGCAGATCCTGCAGACCCTCAAGGGCCGGAGCACAGCCGGCACGAACCTCCTGGACATCGATCGGTGGGCCAAGGAGATGATCACCGAGGCCGGGGCCATGTCCTGCTACGTCGACTACGCGCCGTCCTTCGGCCGGGGGCCGTTCGGCCACTACATCTGCACGTCGGTCAATGACGCCGTGCTCCACGGACGCCCCCACGACTACACCCTCGCCGACGGCGATCTCCTTTCCCTCGACCTCGCCGTTTCCACCTCCGGGGTGGTCGCCGACTCGGCGATCAGCTTCGTGGTCGGTGACGCACCGGCCCCGGAGAGCGTGGCCCTGATCGACGCGACCGAACGTGCCCTGCGGGCCGGAATCGCCGTGGCCGGCCCCGGTATTCGCATCGGCGACATCTCCCACGCCATCGGCTCGGTGCTGCACGAGGCCGGATATCCGATCAACACCGAGTTCGGCGGTCACGGCGTCGGATCGACCATGCACCAGGACCCCCACGTGTCCAACACCGGCCGGCCCGGCCGGGGATACCGGCTGCGACCCGGACTGCTGCTGGCCCTGGAGCCGTGGGTCATGGCCGACACCGCCGACCTCGTCACCGACGCCGACGGATGGACCCTGCGCAGCGCAACCGGCTGCCGGACGGCCCACGGCGAGCACACGATCGCCATCACCGACCACGGCGCCGACGTCCTCACCTTGCTCCAGCAGTCAGACTGA
- the kynA gene encoding tryptophan 2,3-dioxygenase, which produces MENGNIRPLEDGIEKDLTGLNYGSYLQLDTLLAAQAPLSTHHDEMLFIIAHQTTELWLKLVIHELRSAMALIAADSLGPALKRLARIKHIQKQMTDQWSVLATLTPSEYAQFRGILGKSSGFQSMQYRLLEFLLGNKNAAMIAVFAHHPEQQQILQAALDAPSLYDEFLLFLHRRGYAIPAELLDRDRRVPHTLNAALVDVFTGIYDAPEAQWDVYETCEELIDVEDTFQTWRFRHLKTVERIIGFKRGTGGSSGVAFLRRALDLTFFPELYAVRTEIGR; this is translated from the coding sequence ATGGAGAACGGCAACATCCGTCCGCTCGAGGACGGCATCGAGAAGGACCTGACCGGGCTCAACTACGGCTCGTACCTGCAGCTCGACACGCTGTTGGCGGCCCAGGCGCCCCTGTCCACCCACCACGACGAGATGCTCTTCATCATCGCGCACCAGACCACCGAGCTGTGGTTGAAGCTGGTGATCCACGAACTCCGGTCGGCCATGGCCCTGATCGCCGCCGACTCCCTCGGACCGGCTCTGAAACGCCTGGCCCGGATCAAACACATCCAGAAGCAGATGACGGACCAGTGGTCGGTGCTGGCCACCCTCACCCCCAGCGAGTACGCCCAGTTCCGCGGGATCCTCGGCAAGTCCTCGGGCTTCCAGTCCATGCAGTACCGCCTGCTGGAGTTCTTGCTGGGGAACAAGAACGCCGCGATGATCGCGGTGTTCGCCCACCACCCGGAGCAGCAGCAGATCCTGCAGGCGGCCCTGGACGCGCCCAGCCTGTACGACGAGTTCCTGCTGTTCCTGCACCGCCGGGGCTACGCGATCCCGGCCGAACTCCTGGACCGGGACCGGCGGGTGCCGCACACGCTCAACGCCGCCCTGGTCGACGTGTTCACCGGCATCTACGACGCCCCGGAGGCCCAGTGGGACGTCTACGAGACCTGCGAGGAACTGATCGACGTCGAGGACACCTTCCAGACCTGGCGCTTCCGTCACCTCAAGACCGTCGAACGCATCATCGGGTTCAAACGTGGCACCGGCGGATCCTCCGGTGTCGCCTTCCTGCGACGCGCCCTCGACCTGACCTTCTTCCCCGAGCTGTACGCCGTGCGCACCGAGATCGGACGCTGA